From the genome of Deltaproteobacteria bacterium:
GGGTTATTGGTAAACCAAGTTCTGACTTTTTCCATTAGGATGCGCATCCGCCTCAGGCGGACCCGAAGAACGAAAAACGTGAACGAATTACGAGAATTAAAAATCAAACTTCAGCTTCCCCTCTTCGCTTCGAACCACCACATTCCCCCCCTTTGAAAGTTTTCCAAAGAGGATTTCGGAGGAAAGGACATGGGATATTTCGGTTTCAATCAGCCTACGGATGGGACGGGCGCCGAACTTCGCGTCGAAACCTTTTTCGGCCAAGTACTTGCGTGCGGAAGGTTCCAGGGTAAGCGTGACCCCTTTCCCTTTCAGACGCTCCTCCAGCTCGCTGACCATCTTTTCCACAATCTGTTCGGCAATGGTCATATCGAGCGCATTAAACCGGACAATGGCGGTCAACCGATTGCGGAACTCCGGATTAAAGGCCTTTTCAATCGCCTTTAAGCTCTTGTCCTCGTACTCCTCCTTTTCAAAACCGATGGTGCGGACCATGCTTTCGCGCGCCCCCTGATTGGTGGTCATGACGAGTACCACCTGCTTGAAATCTGATTTCCGGCCGTTGTTGTCGGTTAGGGCGGCGTGATCCATCACCTGAAGCAGAATATTGTAAATATCCTCATGCGCCTTTTCAATTTCATCCAAAAGCAGGACTGTATACGGGTTCCGGTGAATCGCGTCGGTTAAGAGACCCCCCTGATCGAAGCCCACATATCCCGGCGGCGCGCCGATCAGCCGCGAGACGGTGTGTTTTTCCATGTACTCGCTCATGTCGAAGCGGGTGAATTCGATCCCCAATACATGCGCCAACTGGCGGGCCAGTTCCGTCTTTCCCACCCCGGTGGGGCCGGCAAACAAAAAAGATCCGATCGGGCTGGAAGGCTCGCCAAGACCCGAACGGGAGAGTTGGATCGCGCGAACGACCTGATCGATCGCCTCGTTTTGGCCGTAGATAAGAAGCTTGAGGTCTCTGCCCAGGTTTTTGAGCTTTTCGCGGTCATCCATCTTCACGGAATGTGCGGGTACCTTGGCCATCCGCGAGACCACCCCCTCGATATCCCGCGACAAAACGCGCGGAACTGATCCCCGATTTTGGTCCGCCTTCGGCGGATGGACTTGGAATTTTAGTTTTACCTCCGCCCCCGCCTCGTCCATCACATCGATGGCCTTGTCGGGCAAAAACCGGTCGGTGATATATCGGGCCGAAAGATCCACCGCGCTTTTAAGCGCCGAATCGGAATAGGCCACTCCATGGAACGACTCATAGTGCCTCTTTAACCCTTTAAGAATCCGCCGGG
Proteins encoded in this window:
- the clpA gene encoding ATP-dependent Clp protease ATP-binding subunit ClpA; amino-acid sequence: MLVTEELEKTLERAYREAKTRRHEYITLEHLLYALTYDPVASRVLAVCGADLEKIRRDLLEFLSEHLEALDGDVESIEPQYTIGVQFVLQVAAAHVQSAQAGLVAQAGLAAGKNQMDGGHVLAAMFREKESHAVYFLARQNVYRFDVVRTLSHGLKKEALPLLPPPETEFDEEGRPAKSRDPLTRFCINLNEKAARGAIDPLIGREKEMERTIHILVRRRKNNPIFVGDAGVGKTAIAEGLALRIVNREVPNSLRDSVLYALDMGALLAGTKFRGEFEERLKGVICAMTEKKNRILFIDEIHTIIGAGAVSGGALDASNILKPALANGDIRCIGTTTYKDYRTVFEKDHALSRRFQKIDVAEPTSEESRRILKGLKRHYESFHGVAYSDSALKSAVDLSARYITDRFLPDKAIDVMDEAGAEVKLKFQVHPPKADQNRGSVPRVLSRDIEGVVSRMAKVPAHSVKMDDREKLKNLGRDLKLLIYGQNEAIDQVVRAIQLSRSGLGEPSSPIGSFLFAGPTGVGKTELARQLAHVLGIEFTRFDMSEYMEKHTVSRLIGAPPGYVGFDQGGLLTDAIHRNPYTVLLLDEIEKAHEDIYNILLQVMDHAALTDNNGRKSDFKQVVLVMTTNQGARESMVRTIGFEKEEYEDKSLKAIEKAFNPEFRNRLTAIVRFNALDMTIAEQIVEKMVSELEERLKGKGVTLTLEPSARKYLAEKGFDAKFGARPIRRLIETEISHVLSSEILFGKLSKGGNVVVRSEEGKLKFDF